The sequence GACGAAGGTCGTCACCGTCGGCGGCTGCGTCGCCTGCGACGTGCACGGCAAGAATCATCACCGCGACGGCTCCTTCGGACGTTTCGTCGATCGCCTGGTGCTTCAGGTTGCCGACGGCAGCGTGGTCGAGTGCGGCCCCGCGCGCGAGCGGGAGCTTTTCCTCGCCACGGTCGGCGGGATGGGGCTGACCGGGCTCATCACCGAGGTGACGCTCCGCCTCCAGCCGGTGGAGAGCGCGTGGATGGTCGTGGAGACCGAGCCCGTGCCGGGGCTCGGGGCGATGCTCGACTGCTTTCGGGATGCCGGCAAGGACTGGCCGTACACCGTCGGCTGGATCGACTCCCTCGCGCGGGGCGCCTCGCTGGGGCGGGGGATCCTGATGCGCGGCCGCCACGCCTCCCGGGCCGAGGCGCCCGCCGGGCCGCCGCCCGAGCCGCGACGGCTCGCCGTGCCGCTCGACGCGCCCGAGTGGCTGCTGAGCCCGGTCCTCATGCGCGGCCTCAACGCCGCGTATTACTGGAAACACGCGTGGTGGAAACACGCGTGGTGGAGCCACGCTCGGCGCAGCCGCGGCACGGCGCGGCCCGTGCCCTACCACGGCTTCTTCTACCCGCTCGATGCGATCGGCGGCTGGAATCGCCTGTACGGACGGCGGGGCTTCCTCCAGTACCAGTGCGTCGTGCCGCGCGCCGCCGGCGCGCCGACCGTCGCCGAGCTGCTCGA is a genomic window of Candidatus Rokuibacteriota bacterium containing:
- a CDS encoding FAD-binding oxidoreductase, whose amino-acid sequence is MAELKSAELKSAGLSLEPVAGWGRHPVERGAVARPERLQLPPDGRPVLPRGLGRSYGDAAVPAAPGALVLETARADRVVAFDRERGTLTCEAGLSLAEILRVFLPRGWFPPVTPGTKVVTVGGCVACDVHGKNHHRDGSFGRFVDRLVLQVADGSVVECGPARERELFLATVGGMGLTGLITEVTLRLQPVESAWMVVETEPVPGLGAMLDCFRDAGKDWPYTVGWIDSLARGASLGRGILMRGRHASRAEAPAGPPPEPRRLAVPLDAPEWLLSPVLMRGLNAAYYWKHAWWKHAWWSHARRSRGTARPVPYHGFFYPLDAIGGWNRLYGRRGFLQYQCVVPRAAGAPTVAELLERLAGAGAASFLAVIKDCGPESDAYLSFPLEGTTLALDLPYRGPRTETLVHELNATVIAAGGRVYLAKDAVTRPEDFARMVPRLAEWRKVRDRWDPEHRFRSAQSVRVLGDTP